One Terriglobia bacterium genomic region harbors:
- a CDS encoding hydroxylase: MQIHYLEIVTKEVDAVCAAYAVANGVQFGEPDAGLGNARTAALPGGGLVGVRAPLHESEEPVVRPYWLVDDIEAAVAAAVEAGGEVAHPPMEIPGHGTFAIYILGGIHHGLWQL, encoded by the coding sequence ATGCAGATCCACTACCTCGAAATCGTGACTAAGGAGGTCGACGCGGTGTGCGCCGCGTACGCCGTAGCGAACGGCGTGCAGTTCGGCGAGCCGGATGCCGGACTCGGCAACGCACGGACGGCCGCGCTGCCGGGAGGCGGGCTGGTGGGGGTGCGGGCGCCTTTGCACGAGTCAGAGGAGCCGGTGGTGCGGCCCTACTGGCTGGTGGACGACATCGAAGCGGCCGTTGCCGCGGCGGTGGAGGCCGGCGGCGAAGTCGCCCATCCGCCGATGGAGATCCCTGGCCACGGCACGTTTGCCATCTACATCCTGGGCGGCATCCACCACGGGCTCTGGCAGTTGTAG
- a CDS encoding type II toxin-antitoxin system Phd/YefM family antitoxin: MKKAALSEVKDDLSKFLRHAEKEEVVITRHGRPAGILIGFASEDDWFDYRLEHDPRFLERIEAARRSIRAGQGLRIDDIET; the protein is encoded by the coding sequence ATGAAAAAAGCTGCGCTCTCTGAAGTTAAAGACGATCTCTCTAAGTTTCTGAGGCACGCAGAGAAGGAAGAGGTAGTGATTACGAGGCATGGTCGGCCGGCCGGCATTTTGATCGGCTTCGCGTCGGAAGACGACTGGTTTGATTACCGGCTTGAGCATGATCCCCGGTTTCTAGAACGAATCGAAGCTGCGCGTCGAAGTATCAGGGCAGGCCAAGGCCTTAGGATTGACGATATCGAAACCTGA
- a CDS encoding 2'-5' RNA ligase family protein, whose translation MAICAVNYPTISSGDYEWIQSIRREHDALFFDVVRPHFTLVFPTENVEKSEFIAHVAEVAKRISPFDVVLRCAILGDPSFMDHAHAFLVPDEGFSDVVRLHDALYTGPLRAELRLDLPFIPHIGVASTPRIAECKAIVDDLNSKGFEIHARVEKLDIIGYDGNRTWTIEECALGRATA comes from the coding sequence ATGGCTATATGCGCGGTGAACTACCCCACGATTAGCTCTGGGGACTACGAGTGGATTCAGTCCATTCGGCGGGAGCACGACGCGCTCTTCTTCGACGTCGTACGACCTCATTTCACTTTGGTCTTTCCGACTGAAAATGTCGAGAAGTCGGAGTTCATCGCACACGTCGCCGAAGTCGCGAAGCGGATCAGTCCCTTTGACGTCGTGCTTCGCTGCGCGATTTTGGGTGATCCGAGTTTCATGGATCATGCACACGCCTTCTTGGTTCCGGACGAAGGCTTCAGTGACGTTGTGAGGCTGCACGACGCGCTCTACACGGGACCGCTTCGGGCTGAATTGCGGCTCGATTTGCCCTTCATTCCACACATCGGTGTAGCGAGCACTCCGCGCATAGCCGAGTGCAAGGCCATCGTAGACGATCTCAATAGCAAGGGGTTCGAAATACATGCTCGGGTCGAGAAGCTCGACATCATCGGATACGATGGGAATAGGACCTGGACGATTGAGGAGTGTGCGCTTGGCAGAGCGACGGCCTAA
- a CDS encoding BrnT family toxin, producing the protein MGQWSQWRPLRFEWDHKKAELNLEKHRVSFEEAMSVFGDALSLTIADELHSVREQRCVLLGFSNRGRLVVVVHVDRAAAIRIIGAREATAKERKAYEGGDYEKR; encoded by the coding sequence ATTGGACAATGGAGCCAATGGAGGCCACTCCGATTCGAATGGGACCACAAAAAAGCGGAATTAAACCTTGAGAAGCACCGTGTATCATTCGAGGAGGCGATGTCGGTGTTCGGCGACGCTTTATCGCTCACGATCGCGGACGAGTTGCACTCTGTTCGAGAGCAAAGGTGCGTGCTGCTCGGTTTCTCGAACCGAGGCCGACTCGTCGTTGTGGTCCATGTCGATCGGGCAGCTGCAATTCGAATCATCGGTGCACGCGAGGCTACCGCAAAAGAGAGGAAGGCTTATGAGGGTGGGGATTATGAAAAGAGGTAA
- a CDS encoding type II toxin-antitoxin system PemK/MazF family toxin, whose amino-acid sequence MRPYVPKKGDFIAVTFDPQSGHEQRGRRPALVVSNTQFNAHTGLAIVCPLTNKDRRFPFHVAIDNHPEVTGFVMVEQVKSIDYRARKAHRIGSASEAVLEEVLSILDACIY is encoded by the coding sequence ATGCGGCCTTACGTCCCGAAAAAAGGCGACTTTATCGCCGTGACTTTTGACCCCCAGTCTGGCCACGAGCAGAGGGGCCGGCGACCTGCACTGGTCGTGAGCAACACTCAGTTTAATGCGCATACGGGTCTTGCTATCGTTTGCCCTCTCACCAACAAAGATCGGAGATTCCCCTTCCATGTCGCTATTGATAATCACCCAGAAGTCACCGGATTTGTGATGGTGGAGCAGGTCAAGTCGATTGATTATCGCGCACGCAAGGCCCACAGAATTGGAAGCGCCTCCGAAGCCGTGCTTGAGGAGGTCCTCTCCATTCTTGATGCCTGTATTTATTAG
- a CDS encoding AbrB/MazE/SpoVT family DNA-binding domain-containing protein: MVTRVQKWGNSQGLRLAKQVLEDAHISVGDDVDITVRDGTIIITPIKRVRGKRSLQELVSRIPKDYEAGEVDWGNPIGREVW, from the coding sequence ATGGTCACGAGGGTACAAAAATGGGGGAACAGTCAGGGTCTCCGCCTGGCCAAGCAGGTGCTTGAGGACGCACACATTTCAGTTGGCGATGACGTCGACATAACTGTACGGGACGGCACGATTATTATTACTCCGATAAAGCGCGTCCGCGGCAAACGGAGCCTGCAAGAGCTGGTGTCACGTATTCCCAAAGACTATGAGGCTGGTGAAGTCGACTGGGGCAACCCGATTGGCAGAGAGGTTTGGTAA
- a CDS encoding type II toxin-antitoxin system RelE/ParE family toxin, with protein MKLQFTPSGRIRFLKAVSYIHQDNPQAAVKFRNRAAQILRRLTKYPESGRLIPEFPDLPFREVIVAPYRFFYRPKGKTIWVVACWHGAQLPTEPVEGTDV; from the coding sequence GTGAAGCTTCAGTTTACGCCCTCCGGACGCATCCGGTTTCTTAAGGCGGTGTCCTATATCCATCAGGATAATCCGCAGGCCGCCGTCAAGTTTCGGAATAGGGCAGCGCAGATACTCCGACGCCTCACAAAGTATCCGGAGTCGGGTCGACTTATTCCAGAGTTTCCCGATCTTCCCTTTCGCGAGGTAATTGTTGCACCATACCGGTTCTTTTACCGGCCTAAGGGCAAAACCATTTGGGTGGTCGCGTGTTGGCATGGAGCGCAGTTGCCCACAGAACCGGTGGAGGGAACGGACGTCTAA
- a CDS encoding type II toxin-antitoxin system Phd/YefM family antitoxin, whose protein sequence is MAKVPDIIPITDLRKNAAAALKRAKSSKQPVVITQRGRAAAILLSMEAYERSEHERQLLRLIAQGEKEIAAGKGFELDAVLTEADALLSGGPK, encoded by the coding sequence ATGGCAAAGGTGCCCGATATCATTCCAATTACAGACCTTCGTAAGAATGCCGCCGCAGCGCTGAAGCGCGCCAAGTCATCGAAGCAACCCGTCGTAATCACCCAGCGAGGAAGGGCGGCGGCGATTCTTCTGAGCATGGAGGCTTACGAGCGCAGTGAGCACGAGCGCCAACTTTTGCGTCTCATCGCACAAGGCGAGAAAGAGATCGCGGCCGGCAAGGGATTCGAACTGGACGCGGTGCTTACCGAGGCAGACGCTCTTCTCTCCGGTGGCCCAAAGTGA
- a CDS encoding VOC family protein translates to MKRVTDIGGIFFLAKDPVALRAWYKKHLGIDVQEWGGTAFKWADEAVRPTTGTTVWSIGGPSGDNFAPSKAPFMINYRVADLAALLDALRNEGCHVLEKADDSEYGKFGWVIDPEGNKVELWQPPAGQ, encoded by the coding sequence ATGAAAAGAGTTACAGACATCGGCGGCATCTTCTTCTTGGCTAAGGACCCCGTCGCGCTGAGGGCCTGGTACAAGAAGCACCTGGGCATAGACGTCCAAGAATGGGGTGGTACTGCGTTCAAGTGGGCAGACGAAGCAGTGCGCCCCACTACGGGCACCACCGTATGGTCCATCGGCGGGCCCAGCGGAGACAACTTTGCGCCCAGCAAGGCCCCCTTCATGATCAACTATCGGGTGGCGGATTTGGCAGCGTTGCTGGATGCGCTCCGGAACGAAGGCTGCCATGTCCTTGAGAAGGCAGACGACTCAGAGTATGGAAAGTTCGGATGGGTCATAGATCCAGAAGGGAACAAGGTGGAGCTTTGGCAACCACCTGCCGGACAGTAG
- a CDS encoding DUF2442 domain-containing protein: protein MSAPVLRVEAARLVGSHELLLRFNDGAERRVDLLPVLTGSVFQPLRDPEFFSRVTLDPVAGTVVWPNGADFAPDYLRQLPDVGKQQGRRRESNYALQRAGGAGKVAERPSTRRRAPRR, encoded by the coding sequence ATGAGCGCTCCAGTGCTGAGAGTTGAGGCCGCCCGCTTAGTGGGCTCTCACGAACTGCTCCTGCGTTTCAACGATGGCGCCGAGCGCCGGGTCGACCTGCTTCCTGTGCTCACAGGGTCGGTGTTTCAGCCTCTCCGAGATCCGGAGTTCTTTTCTCGGGTCACCCTTGATCCAGTCGCGGGCACGGTAGTCTGGCCGAACGGAGCGGATTTCGCCCCCGACTACTTGAGACAACTCCCTGACGTGGGGAAGCAGCAGGGACGCAGAAGAGAGTCCAACTATGCGCTCCAGCGGGCGGGTGGCGCGGGGAAGGTCGCGGAAAGGCCGAGTACCCGCCGTCGCGCCCCCCGCCGCTGA
- a CDS encoding DUF4160 domain-containing protein: MPRLSYFYGIAIYMYYRDHAPPHFHAIYGSDEAEVAIRSRRLLRSSLPTRALALVREWARMNERELLAAWTGAQTDESLRPIPPLK, translated from the coding sequence ATGCCGAGACTCTCGTACTTCTATGGTATCGCTATCTATATGTACTACCGCGACCACGCGCCACCTCACTTCCACGCCATTTACGGTTCCGACGAAGCCGAGGTCGCAATCCGGTCTCGCCGGCTATTGCGGAGCAGCCTCCCAACACGCGCCCTCGCACTGGTTCGGGAGTGGGCTAGAATGAACGAGAGGGAATTGCTCGCGGCCTGGACGGGCGCACAGACGGATGAGTCGCTGCGGCCGATCCCGCCGCTGAAGTAA
- a CDS encoding dihydrofolate reductase family protein yields the protein MRKIIVLEFVSLDGVIQAPGGPKEDISGGFKYGGWTAPHFDDFTSKVMGEQMSKAFELLLGRTTFEIFASYWPHHSAGWPGVNEAKKYVVSHEEMKLEWKNSVLLKGDVVSKVKKLKEQDGPDLQVYGSGNFVQTLLKHDLVDEFWLKIFPITLGSGKRLFADGTSPAAFKLTGSKVSPLGVIIADYRRASEVKTGLLGA from the coding sequence ATGCGAAAAATCATCGTCCTTGAATTTGTTAGCCTCGACGGAGTCATCCAAGCGCCGGGCGGGCCCAAGGAGGATATTTCCGGCGGTTTTAAGTACGGCGGTTGGACTGCTCCGCACTTTGACGACTTTACGAGCAAAGTGATGGGAGAGCAGATGAGCAAGGCCTTTGAGTTATTGTTGGGCAGAACTACTTTTGAAATCTTTGCGTCATACTGGCCGCACCACAGTGCTGGGTGGCCTGGTGTCAATGAAGCGAAAAAATATGTCGTCTCGCACGAGGAAATGAAGCTTGAATGGAAAAATTCGGTTCTTCTAAAGGGCGACGTGGTTTCAAAGGTAAAGAAACTCAAAGAACAAGACGGTCCTGATTTACAGGTTTATGGCAGTGGCAATTTTGTTCAGACCCTCTTGAAGCATGACTTGGTTGATGAATTTTGGCTCAAAATTTTTCCAATAACACTTGGGTCGGGAAAGCGCTTGTTTGCCGATGGAACGAGTCCGGCAGCGTTCAAATTAACTGGCAGCAAAGTTTCGCCACTCGGCGTTATTATTGCTGATTACAGGCGTGCCAGTGAAGTGAAGACAGGATTGCTTGGAGCTTAA
- a CDS encoding GNAT family N-acetyltransferase, whose product MRRMIADAGGTAYKAFLSLAEAKSDGDGVVVFEGDWGGQIYLVARASYVQCSEAVLRQLVLDLDARQWKDPDAARVYYERQPVGSGISGGMGGGVVLPDVWVHDRLRGLEGTIRRVLTGEQVRLEGQASCLTTACSGPGPRLCSELASNRALGGQVMGDPGMRIGTPPPTDGLVTLTAFVPSDAPVLCDGDRDREHRRWFEFPDDFVPSIQHSLEAIARWAEERIEGKRFSFAVRDAVTDTLLSGCELRPRADEAANLSYWTYPVHRNRGIASRAVALACQVAFGDFGFRRVEVLTDPDNAPSRLVAIRNGFRVAGMRDGRILHVLEAQWFTNRQVVS is encoded by the coding sequence GTGAGAAGAATGATCGCGGACGCTGGAGGAACCGCCTACAAGGCGTTCTTGTCGCTCGCCGAAGCCAAATCGGACGGAGATGGTGTCGTTGTCTTCGAGGGCGATTGGGGCGGACAGATCTACCTCGTCGCCCGGGCATCCTACGTCCAGTGTTCGGAAGCAGTGCTCCGGCAACTCGTTCTCGATCTTGACGCGCGCCAATGGAAAGACCCAGACGCTGCGCGTGTGTATTACGAACGTCAGCCGGTGGGTTCTGGTATCTCGGGGGGCATGGGTGGGGGCGTCGTTCTTCCTGATGTTTGGGTTCACGATCGGCTGCGGGGACTCGAAGGCACGATTCGGCGTGTCCTTACGGGCGAACAGGTGAGGCTCGAGGGGCAGGCCAGTTGCCTAACTACGGCGTGCAGCGGACCGGGGCCGCGCCTTTGTTCTGAGTTGGCCTCGAATCGAGCGCTGGGCGGACAAGTAATGGGGGACCCAGGTATGCGAATTGGGACTCCGCCACCGACCGATGGCCTAGTCACTCTCACGGCTTTTGTTCCCAGTGATGCTCCCGTGTTGTGTGACGGCGACCGTGACCGCGAGCATCGACGGTGGTTTGAGTTTCCCGACGACTTCGTGCCGTCAATCCAGCATTCGCTGGAGGCCATCGCTCGATGGGCGGAAGAACGAATCGAGGGTAAGCGGTTTTCCTTTGCGGTCAGAGATGCAGTCACCGACACGCTTCTCAGCGGCTGCGAGCTGCGGCCTCGGGCGGATGAGGCAGCGAATCTCTCTTACTGGACGTATCCGGTACATCGTAACCGTGGCATTGCGTCACGCGCCGTCGCGCTGGCGTGCCAGGTGGCATTCGGGGACTTTGGTTTTCGCCGGGTGGAGGTACTCACCGACCCGGACAATGCGCCATCCCGCCTGGTGGCCATTCGTAACGGGTTCAGAGTCGCCGGCATGCGTGACGGCCGTATCCTTCACGTACTCGAGGCGCAATGGTTCACGAACCGACAGGTTGTGTCCTGA
- a CDS encoding immunity 50 family protein has translation MTSVESLIQNSQKLTALSGGWPSFHDAEVVDQHLWRGDVKPGDWDDRNVFPVLTIKVKVLEATQPGATHAGHDVLTTLRFHDVNEFKMAGFNHQNRILELSITIQDRGKLTSGESMTPWLVVEFQSGFGMGASFRCFRIEVVDAVRCTEEGNVYANYSLQRSAQTPRRR, from the coding sequence ATGACCAGCGTCGAATCACTCATTCAAAATAGCCAGAAGCTGACGGCTTTGTCTGGCGGTTGGCCATCCTTCCACGATGCGGAAGTTGTCGATCAACACTTGTGGCGTGGCGACGTCAAACCGGGCGATTGGGATGACAGGAATGTTTTCCCGGTGCTTACCATTAAGGTCAAGGTCTTGGAAGCAACACAGCCGGGCGCTACTCACGCCGGTCATGATGTTCTTACCACTTTGCGTTTTCACGATGTAAATGAGTTCAAGATGGCGGGTTTTAACCACCAGAATAGGATTCTCGAGCTTTCGATCACTATTCAGGACCGTGGCAAGCTTACTAGTGGCGAGAGTATGACGCCATGGTTGGTTGTCGAGTTTCAGTCAGGGTTCGGCATGGGCGCATCCTTTCGCTGCTTCCGCATTGAGGTTGTAGATGCTGTGCGATGCACCGAGGAAGGAAATGTATATGCCAACTATTCGCTCCAGCGGTCGGCGCAAACTCCGCGCCGCCGCTGA
- a CDS encoding type II toxin-antitoxin system RelE/ParE family toxin: MAILKFRHKGLERFFLNGTTAGINAKHAGRLRLILGRLNVAIEPRDMALPGLELHPLRGDRKGSWAVRVSGNWRVTFIFSGSDVKEVDYEDYH; this comes from the coding sequence GTGGCGATTCTCAAATTCCGGCACAAGGGGTTGGAACGTTTTTTCCTGAACGGCACAACTGCCGGAATAAATGCAAAGCACGCCGGTCGGCTTCGACTCATCCTTGGTCGGCTGAACGTGGCGATCGAACCAAGAGACATGGCGCTGCCAGGATTGGAGCTGCACCCCCTGAGAGGCGACCGGAAGGGCAGTTGGGCTGTCAGGGTGAGTGGAAACTGGCGCGTAACTTTCATATTTTCCGGCTCCGACGTCAAGGAGGTTGACTATGAAGACTACCACTAG
- a CDS encoding HigA family addiction module antidote protein, whose amino-acid sequence MKTTTRSTLKMQNPPHPGEILRELCLQPLGLSVTEAAQALGVSRKTLSSILNGRSGISPEMAVRLSIAFDTTSESWLQQQLQYDLAQAELKRHSLQVKKLAAA is encoded by the coding sequence ATGAAGACTACCACTAGATCCACCCTTAAAATGCAAAACCCTCCTCATCCCGGGGAAATCCTGCGAGAACTTTGCCTTCAACCCCTGGGCCTTAGCGTGACGGAGGCGGCCCAAGCACTTGGTGTGAGTCGCAAGACCCTGTCAAGCATTTTGAACGGCCGTTCCGGAATTAGCCCTGAAATGGCTGTCCGGCTGTCAATTGCCTTCGACACGACTTCCGAGAGTTGGCTGCAACAGCAACTTCAGTACGACCTAGCCCAAGCCGAACTAAAAAGGCACTCTCTTCAGGTAAAGAAACTGGCGGCTGCATGA
- a CDS encoding type II toxin-antitoxin system HicB family antitoxin: MKTSRIDYPFEIRPLSKDEGGGYSITFPDLPGCRSDGATPEEAINNGRDALESWLGVAREFGDEIPIPFSGVSGRFVQRVPRSLHAQLIARAKIEGVSLNTLVVSIVSQGLGQRQTELIKDRSSNYSLQRSAKKARRR, translated from the coding sequence ATGAAAACATCTCGAATTGATTATCCGTTTGAGATACGTCCTCTTTCCAAAGACGAAGGAGGCGGATATTCCATCACATTTCCCGATCTTCCGGGTTGTCGTTCTGACGGAGCCACTCCGGAGGAAGCTATCAACAATGGTCGCGACGCACTTGAATCATGGCTTGGAGTTGCGCGCGAGTTCGGGGATGAGATACCAATCCCTTTTTCTGGTGTAAGCGGACGTTTCGTTCAGCGTGTCCCTCGTTCACTGCATGCTCAACTTATCGCCCGAGCAAAAATTGAAGGAGTGTCTCTCAATACCTTGGTGGTTTCCATCGTATCGCAAGGACTTGGACAGCGGCAGACTGAACTCATAAAGGATCGGTCGTCTAACTATTCGCTCCAGCGGTCGGCGAAAAAAGCGCGCCGCCGCTGA